One window from the genome of Streptomyces cadmiisoli encodes:
- a CDS encoding 6-phospho-beta-glucosidase, protein MKLTVVGGGSTYTPELVDGFARLRDTLPVEELVLVDPATDRLDLVGGLARRIFARQGHDGKVVTTSDLDAGVEGADAVLLQLRVGGQAAREQDETWPLECGCIGQETTGAGGLAKALRTVPVVLDIAERVRRANPDAWIIDFTNPVGIVTRALLGAGHKAVGLCNVAIGFQRKFAALLDVAPADVHLDHVGLNHLTWETGVRLGGPDGEDLLPGLLAEHGDAIAADVRLPRPLLDRLGVVPSYYLRYFYAHDEVVREQRTKPSRAAEVAAMERELLRMYGDPALDEKPELLGKRGGAFYSEAAVDLAAALLSGTGSPYQVVNTLNRGTLPFLPDDAVIEVQAAVGAGGGPAPLPVAPVDPLYAGLMAAVTAYEDLALEAALRGGRDRVLRALLAHPLIGQYEYADTLTDQLIAHNREHLAWA, encoded by the coding sequence ATGAAACTCACCGTCGTAGGCGGCGGCTCCACCTACACACCGGAGCTCGTCGACGGCTTCGCCCGCCTCAGGGACACCCTCCCCGTCGAGGAGCTGGTCCTCGTCGACCCGGCGACCGACCGGCTGGACCTGGTGGGCGGCCTGGCCCGCCGTATCTTCGCCCGCCAGGGGCACGACGGGAAGGTCGTCACCACCTCCGACCTGGACGCGGGCGTCGAGGGCGCCGACGCGGTCCTGCTCCAGCTCCGCGTGGGCGGCCAGGCGGCCCGCGAACAGGACGAGACCTGGCCCCTGGAGTGCGGCTGCATCGGCCAGGAGACGACCGGCGCCGGCGGCCTCGCCAAGGCGCTGCGCACCGTCCCGGTCGTCCTCGACATCGCCGAACGTGTCCGGCGCGCCAACCCCGACGCCTGGATCATCGACTTCACCAACCCGGTCGGCATCGTGACGCGCGCGCTGCTGGGCGCCGGGCACAAGGCGGTCGGGCTGTGCAACGTGGCGATCGGCTTCCAGCGGAAGTTCGCCGCGCTGCTGGACGTGGCGCCGGCCGACGTCCACCTGGACCACGTGGGACTCAACCACCTCACGTGGGAGACGGGCGTGCGTCTGGGCGGCCCCGACGGCGAGGACCTGCTGCCCGGTCTGCTCGCGGAGCACGGCGACGCCATCGCCGCGGACGTCCGCCTGCCCCGTCCGCTCCTGGACCGCCTGGGCGTCGTCCCCTCGTACTACCTGCGCTACTTCTACGCGCACGACGAGGTGGTGCGCGAACAGCGCACCAAGCCCTCCCGGGCCGCCGAAGTGGCCGCCATGGAACGGGAACTGCTGAGGATGTACGGCGATCCCGCGCTCGACGAGAAACCGGAACTGCTGGGCAAGCGGGGCGGCGCGTTCTACTCCGAGGCGGCGGTGGACCTGGCGGCGGCGCTGCTCAGCGGCACCGGGAGCCCGTACCAGGTGGTGAACACCCTCAACCGGGGCACGCTGCCCTTCCTGCCGGACGACGCGGTGATCGAGGTGCAGGCGGCCGTCGGCGCCGGGGGCGGCCCCGCACCCCTGCCGGTCGCCCCGGTCGACCCCCTGTACGCGGGCCTGATGGCCGCTGTGACCGCCTACGAGGATCTCGCCCTGGAGGCGGCCCTGCGCGGTGGCCGCGACCGCGTCCTACGGGCGCTGCTCGCCCATCCCCTCATCGGCCAGTACGAGTACGCCGACACCCTCACCGACCAGCTGATCGCACACAACCGGGAGCACCTCGCGTGGGCCTGA
- a CDS encoding carbohydrate ABC transporter permease, whose translation MTRTPVVPAAPAVSGRAARRRAALEWIAVHSLGIAAALFFTLPFVFVLLTSLMSDSQALSRDLIPDTWEWDNYRRVFDTPGFPTWWRNTLLYAGLGTVLTVVSSIPVAYALAKFRFRGRNLSLMLVISMMMLPPQVVVIPMYLFWAKQLDLSGSLWPLLIPMAFGDAFSVFLLRQFLTTVPDEYLDAARVDGCGELRTLLRVVLPMAKPGIAAVALFQFFYAWNDYFGPQIYASENPGAWTLSYGLESFKGAHHTDWNLTMAATVLVMAPVILVFFFAQKAFVEGVTLTGVKG comes from the coding sequence ATGACCCGGACACCCGTCGTACCGGCCGCCCCGGCGGTGAGCGGGCGCGCCGCCCGGCGCCGGGCCGCGCTCGAATGGATCGCGGTCCACTCGCTGGGCATCGCCGCCGCCCTGTTCTTCACGCTCCCCTTCGTGTTCGTCCTGCTGACCTCGCTGATGAGCGACAGCCAGGCCCTCAGCCGGGACCTGATACCCGACACGTGGGAGTGGGACAACTACCGCAGGGTCTTCGACACCCCGGGCTTCCCGACCTGGTGGCGCAACACCCTGCTGTACGCGGGGCTGGGCACCGTGCTGACCGTCGTGTCGTCGATCCCGGTGGCCTACGCGCTGGCCAAGTTCCGCTTCCGCGGCCGCAACCTGTCACTCATGCTGGTGATCTCGATGATGATGCTGCCGCCGCAGGTCGTCGTCATCCCGATGTACCTGTTCTGGGCGAAGCAGCTGGACCTGTCCGGCAGCCTGTGGCCGCTGCTGATACCGATGGCGTTCGGCGACGCGTTCTCCGTCTTCCTGCTGCGCCAGTTCCTGACCACCGTGCCCGACGAGTACCTGGACGCGGCCAGAGTGGACGGCTGCGGCGAACTGCGGACCCTGCTGAGGGTCGTCCTGCCGATGGCGAAACCGGGCATCGCGGCCGTGGCCCTGTTCCAGTTCTTCTACGCCTGGAACGACTACTTCGGACCGCAGATCTACGCCTCGGAGAACCCCGGCGCCTGGACCCTGTCCTACGGACTGGAGTCGTTCAAGGGCGCGCACCACACAGACTGGAACCTCACCATGGCGGCGACCGTACTCGTCATGGCACCCGTGATCCTCGTGTTCTTCTTCGCCCAGAAGGCGTTCGTCGAGGGCGTCACGCTCACCGGAGTGAAGGGCTGA
- a CDS encoding carbohydrate ABC transporter permease, which translates to MSTVTLASKRRRSALRTLAFLSPWLIGFSVFFAYPLLSTVYFSFMRYDGFRPPTWSGTQNWTYVFQHYPLFWPALRNTLWLVLVMVGLRVVFGLGVGILITKIRTGTGVFRTLFYLPYLAPPVAATMAFAFLLNPGTGPVNSILENAGVPAPAWFNDPAWSKPALTLLALWGIGDLMVIFMAALLDVPKEQYEAAELDGTSPWQRFRYVTLPNISPIVMFAVVTGVIQAMQYYTQPLVAGKVASGVIQGAGTQFEPGYPEKSTLTLPQLVYNLGFQRFDYGAACVVALVLFALSMAFTALLMRRRGGLVQAGDR; encoded by the coding sequence ATGAGCACCGTCACCCTCGCGTCGAAGCGCCGCAGGTCGGCGCTTCGCACCCTCGCCTTCCTGTCCCCGTGGCTGATCGGCTTCTCGGTCTTCTTCGCCTATCCGCTGCTGTCGACCGTCTACTTCTCCTTCATGCGCTACGACGGGTTCCGGCCGCCGACCTGGAGCGGAACGCAGAACTGGACGTACGTCTTCCAGCACTACCCCCTGTTCTGGCCCGCGCTGCGCAACACCCTGTGGCTGGTCCTGGTCATGGTCGGCCTGCGGGTGGTCTTCGGCCTCGGCGTCGGCATCCTGATCACGAAGATCAGGACGGGCACGGGTGTCTTCCGCACCCTCTTCTACCTCCCCTACCTCGCCCCGCCGGTCGCCGCGACGATGGCGTTCGCCTTCCTCCTCAACCCCGGCACCGGCCCGGTCAACTCGATCCTGGAGAACGCGGGCGTGCCGGCCCCGGCCTGGTTCAACGACCCGGCCTGGTCGAAACCGGCCCTCACCCTGCTCGCGCTGTGGGGCATCGGCGACCTGATGGTCATCTTCATGGCCGCCCTGCTCGACGTGCCGAAGGAGCAGTACGAGGCCGCCGAACTGGACGGCACCTCGCCCTGGCAGCGCTTTCGGTACGTCACGCTGCCGAACATCTCGCCGATCGTGATGTTCGCGGTGGTCACGGGAGTGATCCAGGCGATGCAGTACTACACGCAGCCGCTGGTCGCCGGGAAGGTCGCCTCGGGCGTCATCCAGGGCGCGGGCACGCAGTTCGAACCCGGCTACCCGGAGAAGTCGACCCTCACCCTCCCCCAGCTCGTCTACAACCTCGGCTTCCAGCGCTTCGACTACGGCGCGGCCTGCGTGGTCGCCCTGGTGCTGTTCGCCCTGTCGATGGCGTTCACCGCACTGCTGATGCGGCGCCGCGGCGGCCTCGTCCAGGCAGGTGACCGATGA
- a CDS encoding ABC transporter substrate-binding protein, whose translation MPGTSRKTAVALATSASIALLATACTGQSGSAADDDPSKQTTLTFWHAWSAPGEVEAVKELIAGFRKKHPNIDVKAVGNMTDDKINQALRAGGSNSPDVISSFTTNNVGKFCSSGALVDLDPFFEKSGVDPEKTFPKAMNEYTRFEGNRCSVPLLGDAYGLYYNKTAFERAGVQSPPKTWSEFESVAKKLTVPRGNSYKQLGFMPNYHGWETTTEHYLGQFSPTYFDDNGKSQVAEDPAFEAAFTLQKRLVDELGGYRKLETYRATLGDEWGPEHPFHTGQVAMQLDGEWRLGMALETDPGFEIGVAPLPVPDDRADEYGKGYITGTIAGIAATSRKQNAAWELVKYMTTDTDAVVGFSNAIHNVPSTLAALKSPKLKYDPRFKTFLDIAAHPDSTTTPASVNGGVYLSTIQQFGYDYESGKETDLKAGLAKTARQIDTDIAQAK comes from the coding sequence ATGCCCGGAACGTCCCGAAAGACTGCCGTCGCGCTCGCCACCTCCGCCTCCATCGCCCTTCTCGCCACGGCCTGCACCGGCCAGTCCGGCTCCGCCGCCGACGACGATCCCTCGAAGCAGACCACCCTCACCTTCTGGCACGCCTGGAGCGCACCCGGCGAGGTCGAGGCGGTGAAGGAACTGATCGCCGGATTCCGGAAGAAGCACCCCAACATCGATGTGAAGGCCGTCGGCAACATGACCGACGACAAGATCAACCAGGCGCTGCGCGCGGGCGGCTCCAACTCCCCCGACGTGATCTCCTCGTTCACCACGAACAACGTCGGGAAGTTCTGCTCGTCCGGCGCGCTCGTCGACCTGGACCCGTTCTTCGAGAAGTCCGGCGTCGACCCGGAGAAGACCTTCCCGAAGGCGATGAACGAGTACACCCGGTTCGAGGGGAACCGCTGCTCGGTACCGCTGCTGGGCGACGCCTACGGCCTCTACTACAACAAGACGGCGTTCGAGCGTGCCGGTGTGCAGAGCCCGCCGAAGACCTGGTCGGAGTTCGAGTCGGTGGCGAAGAAGCTGACCGTCCCCCGGGGGAACTCCTACAAGCAGCTCGGGTTCATGCCGAACTACCACGGCTGGGAGACGACCACCGAGCACTACCTCGGCCAGTTCTCCCCGACGTACTTCGACGACAACGGAAAGTCCCAGGTCGCCGAGGACCCCGCGTTCGAGGCCGCGTTCACCCTCCAGAAGCGGCTCGTCGACGAACTCGGCGGCTACCGGAAGCTGGAGACCTACCGCGCCACGCTCGGCGACGAATGGGGCCCCGAGCACCCCTTCCACACCGGCCAGGTCGCCATGCAGCTCGACGGCGAGTGGCGGCTCGGCATGGCCCTGGAGACCGACCCCGGCTTCGAGATCGGCGTCGCCCCGCTGCCCGTCCCCGACGACCGGGCCGACGAGTACGGCAAGGGCTACATCACCGGCACCATCGCCGGGATCGCGGCCACCAGCCGCAAGCAGAACGCCGCCTGGGAACTCGTGAAGTACATGACCACGGACACGGACGCGGTGGTCGGCTTCTCCAACGCCATCCACAACGTGCCCTCCACCCTCGCGGCCCTGAAGTCCCCGAAGCTGAAGTACGACCCGCGCTTCAAGACGTTCCTGGACATCGCCGCGCACCCGGACTCCACGACCACCCCCGCCTCGGTCAACGGCGGTGTGTACCTCTCGACGATCCAGCAGTTCGGCTACGACTACGAGAGCGGCAAGGAGACCGATCTGAAGGCGGGGCTGGCGAAGACGGCCCGGCAGATCGACACGGACATCGCCCAGGCGAAGTGA
- a CDS encoding ROK family transcriptional regulator, translating to MAGTAGTPGTPRVLRAMNDRAALDLLLEHGPLSRTRIGKLTGLSKPTASQLLARLEAAGLVLVTGTSEGRPGPGAQLYAVNPAAAYAAGVDVTPERVLAAVADVTGRTVGAHEVRTPGRRAARPVVQQVTDALDGAVKAAGLARDDVRRLVIGTPGAFDPNTGRLRYASHLPGWHSPTLLDELAAALPMPVEYENDVNLVAVAEQRLGAARGHGDFVLLWNEGGLGAALVLGGRLHRGWTGGAGEVGFLPVPGTPLVRQVTKANSGGYQELAGSQAIPRLARELGVPDIPAGPYTEAAATLLARAARTDDEPHRRLLRTYATHLATGLASLVSVLDPELVVLSGTSLTSGGEALRLLVQAELAELAAARPRLVVGDVHEQPVLRGALESALATARDEVFDTSR from the coding sequence ATGGCAGGAACCGCCGGTACGCCGGGCACCCCCCGCGTCCTGCGCGCCATGAACGACCGCGCCGCCCTCGATCTGCTCCTGGAGCACGGCCCGCTGTCCCGCACCCGGATCGGCAAACTGACCGGCCTGTCCAAGCCGACCGCCTCGCAGTTGCTGGCCCGGCTGGAGGCCGCCGGGCTGGTGCTGGTGACCGGCACCAGCGAGGGCCGGCCGGGACCCGGCGCCCAGCTGTACGCGGTGAACCCGGCCGCGGCGTACGCCGCCGGGGTCGACGTCACCCCGGAACGGGTCCTCGCCGCCGTCGCCGACGTCACCGGCCGCACGGTCGGCGCCCATGAGGTCCGAACCCCCGGCCGGCGCGCCGCCCGGCCGGTCGTCCAGCAGGTCACCGACGCCCTGGACGGCGCGGTGAAGGCGGCCGGGCTCGCCCGGGACGACGTCCGCCGCCTCGTGATCGGCACCCCGGGCGCCTTCGACCCCAACACGGGCCGGCTGCGCTACGCCTCGCACCTGCCGGGCTGGCACTCCCCCACTCTCCTCGACGAGCTCGCCGCGGCGCTGCCGATGCCGGTCGAGTACGAGAACGACGTCAACCTCGTCGCCGTGGCCGAGCAGCGGCTCGGCGCCGCCCGCGGCCACGGCGACTTCGTACTGCTGTGGAACGAGGGCGGCCTCGGCGCCGCCCTGGTGCTGGGCGGCCGGCTGCACCGCGGCTGGACCGGCGGCGCGGGCGAGGTCGGCTTCCTGCCGGTGCCGGGCACTCCCCTGGTCCGCCAGGTCACCAAGGCCAACAGCGGCGGCTACCAGGAACTCGCCGGCTCCCAGGCGATCCCCCGGCTCGCCCGCGAACTCGGCGTCCCCGACATCCCCGCGGGCCCGTACACCGAGGCCGCCGCCACGCTGCTGGCCCGTGCCGCGCGGACCGACGACGAACCGCACCGCCGTCTGCTGCGCACCTACGCCACGCACCTCGCCACCGGTCTCGCCTCCCTCGTCTCCGTCCTCGACCCCGAACTGGTCGTCCTCAGCGGCACCTCCCTCACCTCCGGCGGTGAGGCGCTGCGCCTGCTCGTCCAGGCCGAGCTGGCGGAACTTGCCGCGGCCCGGCCGCGGCTGGTCGTCGGCGACGTACACGAACAGCCCGTTCTGCGCGGCGCGTTGGAGAGCGCGCTGGCCACCGCACGCGACGAGGTCTTCGACACCTCGCGCTGA
- a CDS encoding mechanosensitive ion channel family protein — MSPLSVLPAADPSPSPSPSGTAPSVPSLQDAQESATNAASWIEQNWSTWLAIGLRVLLILVIAAVLRVAVRRAITKLIERMNRTAQAVDGTAIGGLLVNVERRRQRSQAIGSVLRSVASFLIMGTAGLMILSTFQIDLAPLLASAGVAGVAIGFGARNLVTDFLSGVFMILEDQYGVGDSIDAGVASGEVIEVGLRVTKLRGDNGEIWYVRNGEVKRVGNLSQGWATAGVDVTVRPSEDLDHVKAVLGEVGDALSKEDPWNEMLWGPVEILGLDSVLLDSMVVRVSAKTMPGKALTIERELRWRIKRAFDREGIRIVGGLPLQHEAGPDADPTAAMAAPSVYANTTSPQSAAASPLSPPSTTK, encoded by the coding sequence GTGTCGCCCTTGTCCGTCCTGCCGGCCGCCGATCCGTCGCCGTCGCCGTCCCCCTCGGGGACGGCTCCGTCGGTTCCCTCGCTCCAGGACGCCCAGGAGAGCGCGACGAACGCGGCGAGCTGGATCGAACAGAACTGGTCGACATGGCTCGCGATCGGCCTCAGGGTGCTGCTGATCCTGGTGATCGCGGCCGTACTGAGAGTGGCGGTCCGGCGGGCGATCACCAAGCTGATAGAGCGCATGAACCGCACCGCGCAGGCGGTCGACGGCACGGCGATCGGCGGCCTGCTGGTGAACGTGGAGCGCCGCCGCCAGCGCTCGCAGGCGATCGGCTCCGTACTGCGCTCCGTGGCGAGCTTCCTGATCATGGGCACCGCGGGCCTGATGATCCTGTCGACCTTCCAGATCGACCTGGCGCCCCTGCTGGCGTCCGCGGGTGTCGCCGGTGTCGCGATCGGCTTCGGAGCCCGCAACCTCGTCACGGACTTCCTGTCCGGCGTGTTCATGATCCTCGAGGACCAGTACGGCGTCGGCGACTCGATCGACGCGGGTGTCGCGTCCGGCGAGGTCATCGAGGTGGGCCTGCGGGTGACCAAGCTGCGCGGCGACAACGGCGAGATCTGGTACGTCCGCAACGGCGAGGTCAAGCGCGTCGGCAACCTCTCCCAGGGCTGGGCCACGGCGGGCGTCGACGTCACGGTGCGCCCCTCGGAGGACCTGGACCACGTCAAGGCCGTGCTCGGCGAGGTCGGCGACGCCCTGAGCAAGGAGGACCCCTGGAACGAGATGCTGTGGGGGCCCGTGGAGATCCTGGGCCTGGACAGCGTCCTGCTCGACTCGATGGTCGTCCGCGTCTCCGCCAAGACCATGCCGGGCAAGGCCCTCACCATCGAGCGGGAACTGCGCTGGCGCATCAAGCGCGCCTTCGACCGCGAGGGCATCCGCATCGTGGGCGGCCTGCCCCTCCAGCACGAGGCCGGACCGGACGCCGACCCGACGGCGGCGATGGCGGCCCCGTCGGTGTACGCGAACACGACCTCCCCGCAGTCGGCCGCGGCCTCACCGCTCAGTCCACCGAGCACGACGAAGTAG
- a CDS encoding HNH endonuclease, with product MPHVLVLNASYEPLGVVPLRRALVLVLENKAVCLEESGAYLHSATVTVPAPSVVRLKRFVRVPYRGPVPLTRRALFARDGGRCMYCGGVATSVDHVIPRSRGGKHVWDNVVASCRRCNHVKADRHLGEIGWRLRHKPAPPTGLAWRIIGTGHRDPRWLPYLQPYGADDALARIDGISA from the coding sequence GTGCCGCATGTCCTGGTCCTCAACGCGTCGTACGAGCCGCTCGGCGTCGTACCGCTCCGCCGCGCGCTCGTCCTCGTCCTCGAGAACAAGGCCGTATGCCTCGAGGAGTCCGGCGCCTATCTGCACAGCGCAACCGTCACAGTCCCCGCACCCAGCGTGGTCCGGCTCAAGCGATTCGTCCGGGTTCCCTATCGGGGGCCCGTTCCTCTGACCCGCCGGGCGCTTTTCGCGCGCGACGGGGGCCGGTGCATGTACTGCGGTGGCGTCGCAACCAGCGTCGACCACGTCATCCCGCGCAGCCGCGGGGGCAAGCACGTCTGGGACAACGTGGTGGCGTCCTGCCGCCGCTGCAACCACGTCAAGGCCGACCGTCACCTCGGTGAGATCGGCTGGCGGCTGCGCCACAAACCCGCCCCACCCACCGGCCTGGCCTGGCGCATCATCGGGACCGGCCACAGGGACCCACGCTGGTTGCCGTACTTGCAGCCGTACGGCGCCGACGACGCCTTGGCCCGGATCGACGGCATTTCAGCCTGA
- a CDS encoding FtsX-like permease family protein, translating to MSADLRLAWLLVRGSGRGEWWRITLTALGAAVATGLALAAVTLASLRGQYGIPFAHGLLNQPGQRAGVIVALLLLLIPVFGFLGQCARIGAVHRDRRLAALRLAGATPWQVRRIAAAETGPACLVGSALATLSSVLWLLVAWGRPTALAVAGIAVVALAVPAVGALVSVLALRRVVASPLGRVRRIRPRSRPGVLLLSTALAVVAVAVASWLLLSDQQPQRGARVSVPLLMFVVLIVTGTCALWLVGATARVTGRLLAARTDRPALLIAAERLRDDPWAAARTHAALLLVTMVGTAFVGIRRALLEILRSDRHRHLDEEGLAFYTTGIDLTAAAIGVALVIALSALAVGTAESLATRRLALAAQAAAGVPRPVLGRALLLESALPLAPAILLAGAGGMAIGTWYAGVAGTSVPWPALLVPVAVYAVCLLAAATALPLLGRSVRPGELRYA from the coding sequence ATGAGCGCCGACCTCCGGCTGGCCTGGCTGCTGGTCCGCGGTTCCGGGCGCGGGGAGTGGTGGCGGATCACGCTCACGGCGCTCGGTGCCGCCGTCGCGACCGGCCTCGCGCTGGCCGCCGTCACCCTCGCCTCCCTGCGCGGGCAGTACGGCATCCCCTTCGCCCACGGCCTGCTGAACCAGCCCGGCCAGCGCGCGGGCGTGATCGTGGCGCTGCTGCTCCTGCTGATCCCGGTGTTCGGGTTCCTCGGCCAGTGCGCCCGGATCGGCGCGGTCCACCGCGACCGGCGGCTGGCGGCGCTGCGGCTGGCGGGTGCCACCCCGTGGCAGGTACGGCGGATCGCGGCGGCCGAGACGGGTCCGGCCTGTCTGGTGGGCTCGGCGCTCGCCACGCTCTCCTCGGTGCTGTGGCTGCTGGTGGCGTGGGGGCGGCCGACGGCGCTGGCCGTGGCCGGGATCGCGGTGGTGGCTCTCGCGGTACCGGCGGTCGGGGCCCTGGTGAGCGTGCTGGCGCTGCGCCGGGTGGTCGCCTCTCCGCTCGGCCGTGTGCGCCGGATCCGGCCGCGGTCCCGTCCGGGAGTGCTGCTGCTGTCGACGGCCCTGGCGGTCGTGGCGGTGGCCGTCGCGTCGTGGCTGCTGCTGTCGGACCAGCAGCCGCAGCGCGGGGCCCGCGTGTCGGTGCCCCTGCTGATGTTCGTCGTGCTGATCGTCACGGGGACGTGCGCGCTGTGGCTGGTGGGTGCCACGGCCCGGGTCACCGGCCGGCTGCTGGCCGCCCGCACCGACCGACCGGCGCTGCTGATCGCGGCGGAACGGCTGCGCGACGACCCGTGGGCGGCCGCCCGTACACACGCGGCCCTCCTGCTGGTGACCATGGTCGGCACCGCGTTCGTGGGCATCCGGCGGGCGCTGCTGGAGATCCTGCGCTCGGACCGGCACCGCCACCTGGACGAGGAGGGCCTCGCCTTCTACACCACCGGCATCGACCTGACCGCCGCCGCCATCGGGGTCGCCCTCGTGATCGCGCTCTCGGCCCTGGCGGTCGGCACCGCCGAGTCCCTGGCCACCCGCCGCCTCGCCCTGGCCGCGCAGGCCGCCGCCGGAGTGCCGCGGCCGGTGCTCGGCCGCGCGCTGCTGCTGGAGTCCGCGTTGCCGCTGGCACCCGCGATCCTGCTGGCCGGCGCCGGGGGCATGGCGATCGGCACGTGGTACGCGGGGGTCGCCGGCACGTCAGTGCCGTGGCCGGCGCTGCTGGTGCCGGTGGCGGTGTACGCCGTGTGCCTTCTGGCGGCGGCCACCGCGCTGCCGCTGCTGGGGCGGTCCGTCCGGCCGGGTGAGCTGCGGTACGCCTAG
- a CDS encoding ABC transporter ATP-binding protein: protein MSKPVPLLAARDLTKAHGRTEALRGASVELRAGEILAVTGASGSGKSTLLHCLAGIVRPDAGSVTYGEERLDTLPEPRLSELRRTDFGVVFQFGQLIPELTALDNAALPLMLGGAGRKDAQQRAGEWLERFGVRGQGDLRPGELSGGQAQRVALARALATGPKVVFADEPTGALDSLASEQVMTALVHTARETGTSVLLITHDAQVAAYADREVRLTDGTLAPSEVSA, encoded by the coding sequence ATGAGCAAACCAGTGCCGCTGCTCGCGGCCCGTGACCTCACCAAGGCGCACGGCAGGACCGAGGCCCTGCGCGGGGCCTCGGTCGAACTGCGGGCCGGTGAGATCCTCGCCGTCACCGGGGCCAGCGGCAGCGGGAAGTCGACGCTGCTGCACTGCCTGGCCGGCATCGTCCGGCCGGACGCGGGCTCGGTGACCTACGGCGAGGAACGCCTCGACACCCTCCCCGAGCCGCGGCTGAGCGAGCTCAGGCGCACCGACTTCGGGGTGGTGTTCCAGTTCGGGCAGCTGATCCCCGAGCTGACGGCCCTCGACAACGCGGCGCTGCCGCTGATGCTGGGCGGCGCCGGCCGGAAGGACGCGCAGCAGCGGGCCGGCGAGTGGCTGGAGCGGTTCGGGGTGCGCGGTCAGGGCGATCTGCGGCCGGGCGAGCTGAGCGGCGGACAGGCGCAGCGCGTGGCGCTGGCCCGGGCCCTGGCCACCGGGCCGAAGGTGGTCTTCGCGGACGAGCCGACCGGCGCGCTGGACTCGCTGGCGAGCGAGCAGGTGATGACGGCCCTGGTGCACACGGCCCGCGAGACCGGCACGTCGGTGCTGCTGATCACGCACGACGCCCAGGTCGCGGCGTACGCGGACCGCGAGGTGCGGCTGACCGACGGGACCCTCGCCCCCTCGGAGGTGTCGGCATGA
- a CDS encoding PadR family transcriptional regulator: MSTRHILLGLLAAGPSHGYDLKRRHDERFPQARPLAYGQVYTTLQRLVRDGLAEIDGTDSDGGPERTVYRSTAEGRGELAHWAGEITPPAPFVTNEIFAKVVVSILSGGDAAAYLSTQRDAHMERMRQLTAVKTGRGADLTTVLSADYALNHLDADLRWMNTTAARLTTLTAEVDSA, translated from the coding sequence ATGAGCACCCGTCACATCCTGCTCGGCCTGCTCGCCGCGGGTCCCAGCCATGGATACGACCTCAAGCGACGCCACGACGAACGCTTCCCGCAAGCCCGGCCCCTCGCCTACGGGCAGGTGTACACGACCTTGCAGCGCCTGGTCCGCGACGGTCTCGCGGAGATCGACGGCACCGACTCGGACGGCGGCCCGGAACGCACCGTGTACCGCTCCACGGCCGAGGGCCGGGGCGAACTGGCGCACTGGGCCGGGGAGATCACCCCGCCCGCGCCGTTCGTGACGAACGAGATCTTCGCCAAGGTCGTCGTGTCGATCCTGTCCGGCGGCGACGCCGCCGCCTACCTGAGCACCCAGCGCGACGCCCACATGGAGCGCATGCGGCAGCTCACCGCGGTCAAGACCGGCCGGGGCGCCGATCTGACGACCGTGCTCTCGGCGGACTACGCCCTCAACCACCTCGACGCCGACCTCCGTTGGATGAACACCACGGCGGCCCGGCTCACCACCCTGACCGCGGAGGTCGACTCAGCATGA